One genomic window of Plasmodium falciparum 3D7 genome assembly, chromosome: 10 includes the following:
- a CDS encoding DNA2/NAM7 helicase, putative: MWEEWDDECFVRNFFNWNIFSKYFKDNEFQELEEKIKEKYSNIKLDELHKKDDNENNDNVLLILHSFIKEKKYVDASDFLINIILRWNYYTSLKSEKELNLKAVKNRLKMNVDIYTLPDLYNNFEEYFYSYFPLFLIETQQLINNKKENEDIIEYDVNIINDIKETYNYEFFVNISYDSIIHANIFFGDLVLLKFIPKETAKNDTQKKYTPLFDSSKKKSDVSSNYSCSNQNDKISTDSSSVCTDLEDQKNDDTCGHTNDHTNVHTNVHTNVHTNVNTYDDTCGHTNDDTCDHTNVHTYDHTYDHTNLEHSCKSKQNSEHVHPNHETHYDNNNNATINNKKNSPLLLSRDKIDEVTQFNSDKKDDLKDRLKNTKESIDCKNGVAKNHKEISDENNDDIYMVRKYCVRHLLGYVVAKSRENIKIKFNLNYPNFDIIDKVRKEIIYEIFNNEMTMHNYFIRISKLTSLISTLRLFNCLFNFRNSCILNEIVEVNTNDDEVNVHDVVIQNEQPMKKRKRGEGPQANSEKGELMKGCKDNNKEKEKDEETDLQDVKDEEITQNRNIHMSDINLVNMNQEELHNIQLSDNITEEYLKEKIKNYLKSYMCDDFKNKDMMNKMSNERNMTRALNNICNYDEHNHIDNKKKKKNVSSIHSNNNKNEMIQQNDYMLEPLDEYYKGLEYIPELLRNRFFSMYNKYQLRAINNSILNDGITLIQGPPGTGKTTTILGIISALIFYEKDQNVQADIIQKDKSLETRKSMIDEHPYVPFNVSIKKEKKSPYVWLNYDKNDDYCYMNDNCFDAMEYEDFHHIEENQEEEGKHIFHINKSNLNEKNDAYAIHLSIMNASNRTLKVDESVDVNHTNDENNDVYKNNENRIRNLISLTESYYYSYVNNDNMLKKNLGGIEENKNEKSNYSYYVSESKEIVKNDCDGDGDNYNDDGDHHDDNDDNDEEPNDHIFKQNNDNLNFKFHGLKLEDREEKNMLQNMSKNMSQNMSKNISKNITKKQKKCNQLNLIKNKKILVCAPSNAAIDEILRRLISSDLGILDENGNLFNPIVTRIGGNVSTDLLEFSLEFKEQLYFYLNKKDENKMIKSNLLKTSTIICSTLSSSSNTSLINNIKKFDAIIIDESSQSVEIDILIPLSFACNKIILVGDPKQLSATVFSLYAKKHKYARSLFERLQKKYLTNERKYNLLSIQYRMHPEISAFPKKCYYKNKIRDAPHFLFTVLKELEISKYIKRKKNTKSITNITNIKNITNITNIKRDDENESNDEVQNKYLEHLLCNFNLVEFIKKHMGITSTSLNNIMLCQENQGLLDWFCIPLLQHSVFYDISFSKQKKIKNSYINVEESEVVIHFIEFLHYIFMSENMTQWYKRIGIITPYATEKFFLKKILKRFFISKGYSKNISNFIDVGTVDGFQGTEKDMIIFVCVRTKGNLKRKKKKEKNNKNISKNVNEDITTYFEEKNILEKENQNNELVTNTNDELILLSSSSENGNDEEIDSSNLFFSNYKRLNVALTRARFNLFIFGNCKFLKHCDEWDKIIEHYKMNNKIIKIKRKKFYKKINNNNNNILNHMNEEELFDNNVEVINKKIENSFYNKNIIDYNFEPIYEKNNSSFDFSKYMDMSGEELYEIQKNKINNKDNKENIIDHKIEDNNMDIINFFKELYMDDTSESLMEYDKNKDTYDMCINKGQQVNNNNLFQDHHNVLNEMKDNNINEDNIGNIEKGNVLTEKINNNENNKYDEENNKGISLNNEHFENDTNDVLNSDDMNTKQQKKEDNEESYEKSKINSLSNKNNNIYYLKDNNYFIDTLFNYCKSNKDLHFAVQTILPNFSKRFLSNSLD, translated from the coding sequence atgtggGAAGAATGGGATGACGAATGTTTTGtaagaaatttttttaattggaatatattttctaaatattttaaagataATGAATTTCAAGAGCTCGaagagaaaataaaagagaAATATAGTAACATAAAACTTGATGaattacataaaaaagatgataatgaaaataatgataatgttttgttaatattacattcatttattaaaGAAAAGAAGTATGTAGATGCTTctgattttttaattaatattatattaagatGGAATTATTATACTAGTTTAAAAAgtgaaaaagaattaaatctTAAAGCAGTAAAGAATAGattaaaaatgaatgtaGATATTTATACTCTACCAgatctttataataattttgaagaatatttttattcttactttcctttatttttaattgaaACACAACaactaataaataataaaaaagaaaatgaagatattatAGAATATgatgttaatattattaatgataTTAAAGAAACGTATAACTATgaattttttgttaatatatctTATGATAGTATAATACATGcaaacatattttttggGGACCTTGTTCTATTAAAATTCATACCAAAAGAAACAGCCAAAAATGATactcaaaaaaaatacacaccATTATTTGattcttcaaaaaaaaaatcagacGTATCATCAAATTATTCGTGTAGTAATCAAAACGACAAAATATCGACTGACTCTTCGTCTGTGTGTACAGATCTTGAGGatcaaaaaaatgatgatacatGTGGCCATACAAATGATCATACGAATGTTCATACGAATGTTCATACGAATGTTCATACGAATGTTAATACATATGATGATACATGTGGCCATACAAATGATGATACATGTGACCATACAAATGTTCATACATATGATCATACATATGATCATACAAATTTAGAACATTCTTGTAAAAGTAAGCAAAATTCCGAACATGTTCATCCAAATCATGAAACACattatgataacaataataatgccaccattaataataaaaagaactCTCCTCTTTTGTTATCACGTGACAAAATAGACGAAGTAACACAATTTAATTCTGATAAGAAAGACGATTTAAAGGACAGgttaaaaaatacaaaagaaTCAATTGATTGTAAAAATGGTGTAGCCAAAAATCATAAAGAAATAAGTGacgaaaataatgatgatatatatatggttagAAAATATTGTGTACGTCATTTATTAGGTTATGTAGTGGCGAAAAGCcgagaaaatattaaaataaaatttaatttaaattatccaAATTTTGATATTATTGACAAAGTTcgaaaagaaataatatatgaaatatttaataatgaaatgacaatgcataattattttattcgtATATCAAAGTTGACCAGTTTAATTTCGACACTTCGCTTATTTAAttgtttatttaattttagaAACTCgtgtatattaaatgaaattGTAGAGGTTAATACAAATGATGATGAGGTCAACGTGCATGATGTAGTTATACAAAATGAGCAACCTATGAAGAAACGTAAGAGGGGTGAAGGCCCTCAAGCTAATTCTGAAAAAGGTGAATTAATGAAAGGGtgtaaagataataataaagagaaAGAAAAGGACGAAGAAACAGATTTACAAGATGTAAAAGATGAAGAAATAACacaaaatagaaatatacatatgagTGATATAAATTTAGTAAATATGAATCAAGAAGAATTACATAATATTCAATTAAGTGACAATATAACTgaagaatatttaaaagaaaaaattaaaaattatttaaaaagttaTATGTGTGatgattttaaaaataaggaTATGATGAACAAAATGTCGAATGAAAGAAATATGACAAGagcattaaataatatatgtaattatgaCGAACATAATCATAttgataacaaaaaaaaaaaaaaaaacgtgTCATCTATTCatagtaacaataataaaaatgaaatgataCAGCAAAATGATTATATGCTTGAACCTTTagatgaatattataaaggTCTGGAATATATTCCAGAATTATTAAGAAACCGTTTTTTtagtatgtataataaataccAATTACGTGCCattaataatagtatattGAATGATGGGATAACATTAATTCAAGGACCACCAGGTACAGGAAAGACGACGACTATTTTAGGAATTATAAGTGCACTAATATTTTATGAGAAGGATCAGAATGTACAAGCTGATATTATACAAAAGGACAAGAGTTTGGAAACAAGAAAATCTATGATAGATGAGCATCCGTATGTACCTTTTAATGTGtctataaaaaaagagaaaaaaagtCCTTATGTATGGTTAAATTATGATAAGAATGATGATTACTGTTATATGAATGACAATTGTTTCGATGCTATGGAATATGAAGACTTTCATCATATTGAAGAGAATCAAGAAGAAGAAGGtaaacatatttttcatataaataaaagtaatttaaatgaaaagaatgatGCATATGCTATACATTTAAGTATTATGAATGCATCAAATAGAACGTTAAAGGTTGATGAAAGTGTAGATGTAAATCAtacaaatgatgaaaataatgatgtaTATAAGAATAACGAAAATAGAATAAGAAATCTGATATCCTTAACGGagtcttattattattcatatgtaaataatgataatatgttGAAAAAGAATTTGGGTGgtatagaagaaaataagaATGAAAAAAGTAATTATTCGTATTATGTAAGTGAAAGTAAAGAAATTGTTAAAAATGATTGCGATGGTGATggtgataattataatgatgatggtgATCatcatgatgataatgatgataatgatgaagaaCCAAAtgatcatatttttaaacaaaataatgacaATTTGAATTTTAAATTTCATGGATTAAAATTAGAAGACagggaagaaaaaaatatgttgcAAAATATGTCGAAAAATATGTCGCAAAATAtgtcaaaaaatatatcaaaaaatataacgaaaaaacaaaaaaaatgtaatcaATTAaatcttataaaaaataaaaaaattttggtATGTGCTCCATCCAATGCAGCCATCGATGAGATATTAAGAAGGTTAATATCAAGTGATTTAGGTATATTAGATGAAAATGGCAATTTATTTAATCCTATAGTTACTAGAATAGGAGGTAATGTTAGTACAGATCTTTTAGAATTTAGTTTAGAATTCAAAgaacaattatatttttatttaaataaaaaagatgaaaataagATGATAAAAAGTAATCTTTTAAAAACGTCAACTATAATATGTTCTACTTTATCATCAAGTTCAAATACatcattaattaataatataaaaaaatttgatGCAATAATAATAGATGAATCATCTCAATCAGTCGAAATAGATATATTGATTCCATTATCTTTTGCATGcaacaaaattattttagTAGGGGACCCAAAACAATTATCAGCAACagtattttctttatatgcTAAGAAACATAAATATGCAAGATCCTTATTTGAAAgactacaaaaaaaatatttaacaaatgaaagaaaatataatttgttatcTATTCAGTATAGGATGCATCCAGAAATCTCTGCATTTCCTAAAAAgtgttattataaaaataaaattaggGATGCTCCTCATTTTTTGTTTACTGTGCTAAAGGAGTTGGAGATAAGTAAGtacataaaaagaaaaaaaaatacaaaaagtataacaaatataacaaatataaaaaatataacaaatataacaaatataaaaagggaTGACGAAAATGAATCTAATGATGAGGTACAAAATAAGTATCTAGAACATCTTTTATGCAATTTTAATTTAGttgaatttataaaaaaacatatggGAATAACTTCCACctctttaaataatataatgttatGCCAGGAGAACCAGGGTTTACTTGATTGGTTCTGTATTCCCTTATTACAACATAGtgtattttatgatatatcattttctaaacaaaagaaaataaaaaattcttaTATTAACGTTGAAGAGAGTGAAGTggttatacattttatagaatttttacattatatatttatgtccGAAAATATGACACAGTGGTATAAACGTATAGGTATTATAACACCTTACGCAACggagaaattttttttaaagaagatATTAAAGCGGTTTTTTATAAGCAAGGGTTATAGTAAGAATATATCGAATTTTATTGATGTGGGAACAGTGGATGGGTTCCAAGGGACTGAAAAGGACATGATTATATTTGTGTGTGTAAGAACAAAAGGGAATCTCAaacgaaaaaagaaaaaagaaaagaataataaaaatattagtaaaaatgtaaatgaaGATATTACAACATATttcgaagaaaaaaatattttagaaaaagaaaatcaaaataatgagCTCGTTACAAATACAAATGACGAATTAATTTTGTTATCATCTTCTTCCGAAAATGGTAATGATGAAGAAATTGATTCTtcgaatttatttttttcaaattataaAAGATTAAATGTAGCATTGACCCGAGCTCGTTtcaatttgtttatttttggTAATTGTAAATTTTTGAAACATTGTGATGAATGGGATAAAATTATTGAGCATTACAAAAtgaacaataaaataataaaaataaagcgtaaaaagttttataaaaagataaataataataataataatatattgaatCATATGAATGAAGAAGAGttatttgataataatgttgaagtaattaataaaaaaatagaaaattcattttataataaaaatattattgattataattttgaaCCTATTTATGAAAAGAACAATTCCTCATTTGATTTCTCAAAGTACATGGATATGTCCGGAGAGGAATTATAtgaaattcaaaaaaataaaataaataacaaggataataaagaaaatatcaTTGACCACAAAATTGAAGATAACAATAtggatattataaatttctttAAAGAATTGTATATGGACGATACAAGTGAATCTTTGATGGAATATGATAAGAACAAGGATACATACGATATGTGTATTAATAAGGGGCAAcaagtaaataataataatttatttcaaGATCATCATAATGTGTtaaatgaaatgaaagataataatataaacgaaGATAATATTggtaatatagaaaaaggAAATGTTCTTACAGAaaagataaataataatgaaaataataaatatgatgaagaaaacAATAAAGGTATATCtttaaataatgaacatTTTGAAAATGATACAAATGATGTATTAA
- a CDS encoding succinate dehydrogenase subunit 4, putative yields the protein MKLKLNLAKKKKGFEVPGLYGFKNVVNKLLGTGVERYFKIVNIAIVFLFLTIIHYIRAYNKRGSRYRSKNALYMYYGFLVCLIGFAVSINWIYIEYVKNKKKKSNSPLDVKVVGKKNK from the exons atgaagctCAAATTAAAtttagcaaaaaaaaaaaaaggatttgAAGTCCCAGGATTATATGGATTTAAGAATGTAGTGAATAAATTACTAGGAACGGGTGTGGaaagatattttaaaatagtTAACATAGCAAtagtttttttattcttgACTATTATTCATTACATAAGAGCTTATAATAAAAGAGGCTCACGTTATAGAAGTAAAAATGCactttatatgtattacgGATTTTTGGTATGTCTAATTGGTTTTGCCGTTAGTATTAATTG gaTATACATtgaatatgtaaaaaataaaaaaaagaaaagcaaCTCGCCACTAGATGTGAAAg tTGTTggcaaaaaaaataaataa
- a CDS encoding MORN repeat protein, putative: MSEKKNNKKKKKKLILVQENGVRTNSLENYTGLGTCIFFRFHKNKKTQEKYYGHFLEGKKHGYGQYIYYNGDVYKGTYEHGKKSGIGTYIYNIDKKRKKKRNEKIKASDDKESDDKESDDKESDDKESDDNESDDKESEDNESYDKERDDNESDDNESDDNESDDNESDDNESDDNEKDDNENHEEDKSDSELFKKNKFSKELMAHIKNMNKKKKEKKKIIKLPLERESCYYYGNYINGLKHNEGMMVYENGDVYIGMWKFGEKNGHGKYIYKKCKSILEGNWVEGYLSYGKWTLPNGIYFVGRFRQNKPTGEGTWIFNDKTQVNVFYHEINNEKSKKAKEATYVKNSKMFLIFNSYCITSTGC, encoded by the exons ATGTCTGAAaagaagaataataaaaaaaaaaaaaaaaaattgatattaGTCCAAGAGAATGGAGTAAGGACCAATTCGTTAGAAAATTATACAGGCCTAGGTACCTGCATATTTTTTCgctttcataaaaataaaaagacacaagaaaaatattacgGCCATTTCTTAGAAGGAAAAAAACATGGATACG gccaatatatatattataatgggGATGTGTATAAAGGCACGTATGAGCATGGTAAGAAAAGCGGTATaggtacatatatttataatattgataagaaaagaaaaaaaaagagaaatgaaaaaataaaagcaaGCGATGATAAAGAAAGTGATGATAAAGAAAGTGATGATAAAGAAAGTGATGATAAAGAAAGTGATGATAACGAAAGTGATGATAAAGAAAGTGAGGATAACGAAAGTTATGATAAAGAAAGAGACGATAACGAAAGTGACGATAACGAAAGTGACGATAACGAAAGTGACGATAACGAAAGTGATGATAACGAAAGTGATGATAACGAAAAAGACGATAACGAAAATCATGAGGAGGATAAATCCGATTctgaattatttaaaaaaaataaattctcCAAAGAATTAATggcacatataaaaaatatgaataaaaaaaaaaaggaaaagaagaaaataattaaacTGCCTTTAGAaa gGGAAAGTTGTTATTACTATGGAAATTATATCAACGGCTTAAAACACAATGAAGGTATGATGGTATATGAGAACGGGGATGTCTATATAGGAATGTGGAAATTCGGAGAGAAGAATGGGCATG gtaaatatatatataagaaatgtAAGAGTATATTAGAAGGTAATTGGGTTGAGGGATATTTATCATATGGAAAGTGGACTCTTCCAAATg GCATCTATTTTGTTGGTAGATTTCGACAAAATAAACCTACTGGAGAAGGTACATGGATTTTCAACGATAAAACACAAGTAAACGTATTTTAtcatgaaataaataatgag AAAAGTAAAAAAGCAAAAGAAGCAACATATGTAAAGAATTcaaaaatgtttttaatattcaATTCGTATTGTATTACATCCACTGGGtgttaa
- a CDS encoding ankyrin-repeat protein, putative, with protein MATEERVKLLVAARKGIYEDVVSLSKLQIPLGDYVQPPHNRTALWYSCRNGSLKMARLILKKGSNINHKDSKGMSPLHICVKYGHINIAKFLIENKADIDIKDNEGQTPIFYAIIYKHYDIVKLLIENGADVQIRDNNKASVYDYADFNGKTQLSTYILYKSNEIIVEK; from the exons atggcAACA GAAGAGAGAGTCAAATTGCTAGTCGCTGCTCGAAAgg gcATATATGAGGATGTGGTTTCCTTGTCTAAATTGCAGATTCCCTTGGGCGATTATGTTCAACCTCCC caTAATAGGACAGCTCTTTGGTATTCTTGTAGAAATGGAAGTTTAAAAATGGCTagattaattttaaaaaaaggaagtaatataaatcataagGATTCCAAAGGAATGTCACCGCTTCATATATGTGTTAAATATggacatataaatatagctAAATTTCTTATTGAAAATAAAGCTGACATAGATATAAAAGacaat gaaGGACAAACTCCCATTTTCTATGCtataatatacaaacatTATGAT atcGTTAAATTATTGATAGAAAATGGAGCTGATGTGCAAATAAGAGACAAc aaTAAGGCAAGTGTTTATGATTATGCAGATTTCAATGGAAAGACACAATTATCtacctatatattatacaaaa gtAACGAAATTATTGTAGAAAAATAA